A window of Benincasa hispida cultivar B227 chromosome 9, ASM972705v1, whole genome shotgun sequence genomic DNA:
GGAGTTTCCAGGGAGTTAGGACTCTCACTTGCATTTGGTAGAGTTTGCATATAATAACAGTTATCAAACTACCATTGGTATGTCGCCATTTGAAGCTCTATACGGTAAGGGTTGCAGGTCTCTTATTTGGTGGAGTGAGGTTGGTGAAAGAAAGTTGGTGGGAACTGAGCTAGTGGAGATGAAAAATGAAACCATGCAGAAGATTAGGGCTCGAATGCTAGTCACGTGGAGTAAACAAAAAAGTTACATCGATGTTAGGCATAAAGACCTTGAGTTCGAGGCAGGTGATAAAGTGTTCCTAAAAGTAGCACCTATGACAGGTGTTCTGAGGTTTGGAAAGAATAGGAAGCTCAGTCTGTGTTTTGTGAGGCCATTCAAGGTGTTAGAGTGAATTGGTCTTGTGGCCTATTGGTTAGCGCGTCCCTCTCTGCAGTACACAATGTTTTTCATGTCTCCATGTCGAGGAGGTATGTGACAAATCCGTCTCACATGGTGGACTTTGAGCCTTTACATTTGAACGAGAACTTGAGTTATGAAGAGAAGCCTATACAGATTATTGCAAGAGAAGTGAAAGTTTTGTGCAACAGGGAGGTGTCATTGGTGAAGGTTCTATGGCGAAATCATCGGTTTAATGAGGCAATctgggagcgagaggatgaTATGAGAGCTCAGTACCTAGAGCTCCTAGAGCTCTTTCAAGACTAAAACTTTTGAGGATGAAAGTTCCCTAAGGAGAGTAGGATGTAACGatccaaaatttcaagaaattatatttatttatcttgcATTTTTCAGTTTGTATTTCGAATTTTAGGGAGTtggaatttgtttattttgaggggtaaatcaattcaaattaatcttcGTGAAGTAAATggatttaattcaattattaagaattaaatttgattttgatttatttggatgaatggttgagattttatttcatttggattttttttttaatttgaattttgaaaataatgaagttgGGTGGAGTTGTTTGGTTAAGAGATTTGGGGAATTAaggttaaaagaattaaattacacacacatacacatatatatatattaattagggTTGTCTCGAGAAACGTgccagaaaaaaataatattacgTTTTGCTTCTTCTTCCGTTAGCCATGCGGTGCGTCTCCTCCCCTGGTTTAGTTCGCGTCGCCGTGAAGCTTAACCGCCGACGACTCGCAGTCACGCCTCCCCACTGATCGACGTCCACCTCGCATCCGATCACCATCGAGCACCTTCATCGTCGTTCTGCTGCCTCTCCACGGTAGTTGCGCTGCCCAACCATTGTTCACCCGTCTCGGCCCAACTGCCTCTGTCCACTGCCGTCCGTCCCCCTCATCCAGTGTCCGCGGGCGCCGAATCTTGGTTTTTTGCCGGAATCTTGGTTTGGGGTgagatttaagatttattgggtttttttttcttgaatgggTTTTTGAAATGTCCATTCGAGTTTGTCTGGTTTGAGTTACCCACTATGTTTGGAAGGTTGATGGAAGTTTTAGAGCTACAAGTGTGCTGTCCAACGGTATTAAAGAGTGTTTTTTTGGTATATTTTTGATAAGTTTTAAGACGTTGTAACTTGTGAAGTTTGGGGAAAAAATGTTGTAAgttgaattttaatatttggTTCTTGTTTATGTTTAGGTTGGAGTATTTGGTGGAATTTTGTAACAGTTTGGAGTAAACCACTTGTTGGGTAGGTGGACTAAGTTTTGGAATTGTATGCATTGGAAGTGGAccttaaagttgaaattaaagTTATTTATGCTTTATGTTTAGGCGCCTTGATTCGAGAATTTCAAAGTCAAGAGGGAGGTTTAATTGcttgatattttagtttaaaatcaaGGTAAGTTATCTACTGTCGATTCGTTCACGAACCTAATTGTGTGTCGAGTATTGTCCCTATGCTGGTTTGGAATATTATAACATGTTTGTTGGTCAGTTGGAATTGTGGAAACTAATGTTTTGCCATGGAAATCTTGATAGTATGTTTTGATACATGTTTGACTGATGGATGGATTTAGAGATTTTCTTAAAATCTCTTAAGCATGATTTATGACTATAATTGTATGTTTATGCCTAAGTTGAACTATAATGGTTGTTAGCCTTCTTACCGGGCTATGCACATCACGTGTAGTAAGCCTTCAGACTCACGCCTTATGCTTACGTACGGTGCCCCTTGAGATTATCACTTATGTTTATGACTATGTCCCTCCAAGATCACTAACTATGAAACCGTGCCTCCAAGTTCACCCCTTATGCTTATGCCCCACCTAGTCTCGATAGGAAGTCTAATAGTTCACTTATTGGGCTCAATAGTGGATCGCTTACTGGGTACCCATCCAATTCCCTTCATGCTTTTTAGATAAAGGTAAAGACAAACCGACAAATGACAGAAGAGATCCGTGACTCGACCATTGGGATATGTTATCGCTTCTGCATTCATGTTGTCGTTTGATAGGAGCTTGTTTAAGAGTCTAACATATTAAAACTCTTAGATATTTCATTCgttcatttattaatttgtttatttgctcaatttattctaaaataaaattagggGTACCCCCAAACAGTGTTTTAggattttagtgttttaattttacttaaataaataaaagttttatttattttattaaatttttctttGAGAAGTTTATTCTCGAGCCTATGCATGCATATAGTAGCGTCCTAGAAATATCATAGAAATTTGGGTCATTacatattgtatttgataaaagTCGTGTGAAATATAGTTTTTTGACtgaaatataattacattgTATTTGAAACATATGTTGGACCTCATCAAAATAAGATAattgttatgaaaattgaggagcacaacgggaatacggatatgaaaaatataatctaataatatttttatataataataaataaataaataaaaactaaaattataaaataaaataactaaaacataaaataaccaaaatcatgaaattggataatatggaaattggtggaagtggaattctcaccaatgttgGTGAGTTTTTAAggtccaccaaatgccactatttataggcaaagttacaagtaggatgtggacttacatggacaccaagcatgaataactacatgCCACATGGACAACATAAATGATGACACATGGCATTTGGGACACTAAGCTATGGgcttagatgcccatatatatataaaatatgccTTGTTAAAACATTACTACgaaaaacccaatgggaaaaaccctagtgaaagaaaaaaggtacatatttcatataatacatattcctaaaaaaaattcaatatatttactcccccaaagttgcggttggtaatgtctttgtaaataagtctgtcaggttatcctacaaatttgttgtatagtaatatctatctcctttaatatatcctcccttgatttgggctatgcaagatGTGttatcttcgtataatattTTTGGAAggttttattagaagacaagtcacATGTTTCATGAATGTactgagtcattgaccttagccatacacattctcgactagcctcgtgaattgtaagaatttcaacatgatttgaggaagtggtcattatagtctgtttcaccgatcgtcatgatatagcagtttctccacatgtgaacaaataacctgtttgagatctagctttgtgtggataaGATAAATATTGAGAATatacataaccaactagatcaaaatttgatttatttgaataaaaaaaactcatatcgattgttTCTCGGAGATAacgaagtatatgcttaatttcgttccaatgtctttttgtaggagaagaactaaatctagctaataaatttactgaaaatgcaatatttggtcttgtattattagcaagatacataagtgcaccaattgcgctaagatatggtactttaagaccaagaagttcttcattatcttctggaggtcgaaatatatcttttttttatatccaatgagcggacttccattggaatattttattgatgtgctttgtccatataaaatcttttcaaaatttttcctgtataagttgactgatgattaaatattccatatgttaaatgctcaatttgcaaaccaaggaaaaattttgttttttcaagatctttcatctcaaattcttacttaagatattctattgcctttgaaagctcttcagaagttccaattatattcaagtcatcaacatatacagttataatagcaaatcctgattgtgatttctttataaaaacacacggccatattattattttgatatccttctttcaataaatatccactcaggcaaTTGTACCACATACGTcctaattgtttcaatccatatagtgatctctataactttattgaacaccattcttgggaatttgatgtatatatttcagt
This region includes:
- the LOC120084521 gene encoding uncharacterized protein LOC120084521; amino-acid sequence: MSPFEALYGKGCRSLIWWSEVGERKLVGTELVEMKNETMQKIRARMLVTWSKQKSYIDVRHKDLEFEAGDKVFLKVAPMTGVLSASLSAVHNVFHVSMSRRYVTNPSHMVDFEPLHLNENLSYEEKPIQIIAREVKVLCNREVSLVKVLWRNHRFNEAIWEREDDMRAQYLELLELFQD